The sequence GCAGATTCAACATCGTTTAGTGTTTTGCCCTCACTAACTTTCACATACAGTTCAAACCGGCCAAATCCTGTAGGTTTAAACACTGCAAAGGGAATGGCAGCTTTTTCTTTTACAAAATCCAGGACTTCCAACGTCTTGTTCAGAGCAAAATCAAATTGGTCTTCAACCTCTTTTCCTTCCACCGAATAATCCAAGATGGAACATACTCCGTTTTCGAACATTTTATCAATAATGGGCATACAATCTTCCTCGTTCACCCCTCCACAGAAGTGATCAAAAACTGTTGCCCTGATCAAACCTTCAATAGGGAGATGTGCCTTTATGGCAAAATTGGTCACCGCTGTTCCAATTTTCACCAATGGTTCATTTGCAATGAGTTTGAACAAGAAATAAGCGCGTTCTAATTCAGAGTCCGTTTTTAACTGGAATGCTATTGCAGTATTCTCAAAATTTGGGTACATTATTATCGATATATTAAAGATTCAAATATAAGTAGGGATTCTAGAACATTATCTATAAAAATAGTCTTTATTTAGCAGTGCAAATTAAATTATGGAATCTATAAAATCGCATTCATACGAGGTCCATTTAGAGGAGTTGGCGGAAGCTGCTCTTAGACAACACATTGCAAAAAGCAATTACTCCAAAGTGTTTATTTTGGTTGATGAGAATACCAAAAAGTATTGCTTACCTATTTTCAAAAAGAAGTTGGAAAAAAGGGTTGATGCCATTTTGGAAATACAATCTGGAGAGGAACATAAGAACATAGCAACTTGCTCAAAGGTTTGGGAGTTATTGTCTCGCCATGATGGAGATAGAAAAAGTCTTTTACTAAATCTTGGAGGAGGTGTTTTAACGGATCTTGGTGGATTTGTGGCATCAACTTTTAAACGAGGTATAGATTTTATAAACATCCCCACTACCCTATTGTCAATGGTGGATGCTTCCATTGGGGGAAAGACCGGGGTGGATTTAGGTGCTTTAAAAAATCAGATTGGGGTCATTAATCAACCACAAATGGTGTTGGTATTCCCTAGTTTCCTTAAGACTTTAGAGGCTCGACAACTAAAAAGTGGGTATTCGGAAATGTTGAAACATGGACTGATCATGGATGCCGATTACTGGAAATCTTTGAAAGAAAAGAATGAATTCATAGATGCGCTATGCATTAAGAAATCTATTTCTATAAAGAACGATGTAGTTATCCAAGATCCTACCGAGCAAGGGTTACGAAAAATTTTGAATTTTGGGCATACCCTTGGGCATGCTATTGAATCCTATTGTTTGGAACATCCTGAGAAGAAAACACTGTTGCATGGAGAGGCCATTGCCATTGGGATGATTCTAGAGGGCTATTTTTCTCATGAATTAAAAGGGTTATCTAAATTGTCTTTACAAGAAATAAAAGAAACTTTTCTGAGACATTTTGGACGTGTAACTTTTGATAACCAAGATATTAAGGCCATTCTCAAGCTTTTAAAGTATGACAAGAAGAATTCTCATGGAGAAGTCAATTTTGTGCTGCTCCAAGCTATAGGAACTGCGCTTATAGATATTAAGGTACCCAACAATCTTTTTGCCAAAGCATTTGCTTACTACGCAGAATAGCAATTATATATACTAAAAGTTGCTATTGACAACTCTTTGGATTTATCAGATATAAAAATTCATAGCTTAGGATAGGAAATCAAAACCCATCCAGTATGAAACGAATATTAATAGATTACAAAAAGTTAGACCACAAGGTTGCTGCCGTTTTAATAGATTCTTATCCCTATGGGTATGGTGATGAAGATATTATCACCCTTAAAAAACCATATGGGGAAATCATTGAAGCTGTTGAAGTAAAGACTGATGATGCCATCTACTTGGTTAAAATCAGTAAGAGCCTTTCCAAGTTCATTGCAAACTTTGAGGAAAACATTGAAAAAGAATTGGATAAGAATGTAAATGCAAAAGCTGTGCTTGATTCTGAAAAGAATGAATTCACCAATCCAGAATTAGAATCAGATACGGATTTAGAAACTGATAGCCTATACTAAAAAATTACGCTACCCTAAAAATAACGTTCTCGGATTATTTTTAAATGATGGGCCTGATGTCCGCATATAATGAATCCCATTGCCCTTGTGCTCATCTTGGAGTCACTGGCCATACCAATTCGTTTTAACGCATCACCATTAAAAGATTTAAAGAGACTAATAGTACTGTTTCTTACGGCTTGATATTCATCCAGTATTTCATTTTTCGTCTTTTTTGATGCATTGGATTGAGGTACATAGACATCTTGGTCAAAACCGGCCAATGGTGTGTCATCATTTCTCCCAAATCGTAATGCCCTATACTGAAACACACGCTCAGCATCAATGATGTGCATTAAAACTTCCGCCAAAGTCCACTTCCCCTCTCCATAGGAATAGTTTAGTTTTTCTTCTGAGAGTCCTTCCATAAAAGATGTAAAAGATTCCTTTCCATCTTTTAGACTATCCATCAAATTAACATCTCCTAGGGCAAGAATATAAGTATGGTAATAGGGATTATATTCAGAAACAGTTAAGTCTGAGCTGCGCATAATACTAACGAAAGAAGATTAAAAATTATAGTTCGTTAAAAATAGTATGCATCAAACGCTTTTTATCGTTGATACTTTCTTCTAACGAAATCATTGTTTCTGTTCTGCTAATGCCATCAATATCATCAATTTTAAAAATGATATTCTTTGCATGTGTAGTATCCTTAGCTCTTATTTTACAGAAAATATTGAACTTTCCTGTAGTGATATGAGCAACAGTAACGTATGGAATTTGATTAAGACGCTCCAATACAAATTTGGTCTGATGGGTTTTTTCAAGAAAAATACCTACGTAAGCTATAAAAGAGTACCCTAGCTTTACATAATCCAATGTTAACGAAGAACCTTTTATTATTCCCGACTCTTCCATCTTCTTTACCCTCACATGAACCGTACCAGCAGAAATTAAAAGTTTTTTGGCAATATCCGTAAAAGGTGTACGGGTATTGTCTATTAACATATCTAATATCTGGTGATCAATTTCGTCCAATTTTACTTTACTCATTGTGCTATTATTTTCAACAAAATTAGTTAATTAAGAAAATATACGTAATAAAAATGCTTTTTTTTTAAATAAAATGTAAGAACTGGGTCCAAACACCTGCCTATTGCTCAGCAGTGATAATTAAATTAAGAATTTCCTTACGAAAAGATAATGCATCAAAATCATTTTTATCCGAGCAATCAAATGTTTCATGGCCAAAGCATTCTTTTAATTCATGGATATCGACAATTTCCGGCTCAAACAAAATGGCTTTTTCCTTTAGCACTTCCTTAAATCTAATGCCAACACAATGGTTTGGGCTAAAATTTGAATTAACAACTTGAGGGTTTTTAATCAAAACATCATAAAAAAGTTTTTCATTCTCTGGAATTTCAAAATAATCCTCAATTTTAAAGTCCTCAATCTTTTCTTGAGCTATTACCCTAAGAGCCTCTATTAATGAGTGAAATATAAATTCCCTGGTTTTTTCCCTACTGTAATCCTTTGGATAATGACCGGCTTCAAACAAAATAGTAGGTACTTGTTTGGTTTGAAAAAAATCACCCACACAATTGTCATTAAAGGCATCATCATATCTCCCTACCTGCCCTGGAATTTCCTTTTGTAGCATTATGTTCATTGCAACAATAAGTTTCATTGCACTTTCCCTTGTGGGGGTAACATTCCGTTCTATATCACCGGCGGGGGATAAAAAAGAAACCGTTGCAGGTTTTTCAGCCTTACCTGCACTAAACAAAGTCCGTTGGTCATGGAGGTTAAAGCAACAATCAGGCTTAAATTCTTCAAATACGTTTCTTAGCGCAATACTTTCAGGTTGTGTAAGCAATTTTGCATCTCTATTCAGATCAATGTTGTTTGCATTTACCCTAGTGTATCGTTTTGCTCCATCAGGATTTAATATGGGTATCACTAAAATTGTACAACACTCCATAATAGATTTAGCATGCTTATCATCAGACACTAAAAAATTAATCATATCCACTACAGCTTTTGTGGTGGTAGATTCGTTCCCATGCATTTGAGACCACATCAAAACTCTTTTATTGCCTTTTCCCAGAGTTATTGATTTTAAAGCATCACCATCAACAGACGTTCCTATGTTTTGAAGAGTAGAAAAGTTCAGGTTCGTTAGCCATCTCTTTTGTAATGTTTCAAGAGTAACATATCTACCTTTTACGGTACTTTCCTTGTAATCCAAATGATTAATCAGTGGCATTGAGTTTAGGTTAGAGCTTACAAAAGTAAATCATCTATATGTTACAAATGTGAACATTTTAAAGCACTGTAATTTACAATCGTGTGTTTTTTATCTTAAAAAATTTACAGATGTACCTAGTGTTTTCAAATAAAACCACCTGCATTCCAAATAACTACTTAAATAATTAATAAACAGTATTTTATATCATTTTATATAATTTGAAAGTTTATAGTTATTACTTGAAATAAATTAAATATTCGTTGTATTTAAGTCTGGTGATTAATACTTTTACCTAAACTCAAGTACAATTGTGAACGACAAGATTATAGAACGCATACAAACGGTAATTGATCATTACGGACTTACAATATCTTCCTTTGCGGATAAGATAGGCGTTCAGCGATCTAGCATTTCACACCTCCTAAAAGGAAGAAACAGGCCAAGCTTGGATTTTGTAATGAAAGTAGTTCAGACGTATCCTGAAGTTAATTTGTATTGGTTACTTAATGGGAAAGGGAATTTTCCAAATTCTTTACAAAATGAAGATTCCCCTACTCCAAACCCACCTTCAATATCTATAGAAAAAAGTAATGTAAGGGATAATGACAATATCAAAAAAGTTGAAGCCTCAAGAATCGTAGTATTTTATACTGATGGAACTTTCGAATCTTTTGAGATGAAAAAATAGTTGAGCTTATTTATCTATTTCGGTTCTTTCCCCTTACTTTGTAGTCATGATGAAACAATTAATTCTTGGCGCATTATTGATATCCTTTGGCGCATGCAACGAGCCTCCTCAGCGTAACTGCAGCAACTTTAAAACAGGTAACTTTTCATTCACTAGTACCATAAATGGTCAAGAGCAGACATCAACATTTTCCAGAACTTTAGAAATGGAAGTGGATCACTTTGAAGGAAAGCAAGATACGTCTTCCGTCAGATGGATCAATGATTGCGAATATGTGTTAAAAAATATAAACCCAAAAAGTAAGGCTGAAGAAAAATCAATTCACATTAAAATATTGACAACTTCAGATTCTTCTTATACATTTGAATATAATGCCATTGGCGACAAGCGTAAATTTAAAGGAACCGCATACAAAATACACTAACCATGTTTGAAATCTTTACTAGCCCCGATGCCTGGATGGCATTGTTGACCTTGACTTTTCTGGAAATCATCCTAGGGATAGATAATATTATTTTCATCTCTATTGCTGCTGGCAAACTAGAAAAGCAAGATAGAAGAAAAGCAACCAATATTGGACTGGTTTTGGCCATGGCCATGAGAATACTTTTGCTTTTTGGAATTACCTGGCTGACAAAAATGAAAAAACCTTTTCTTGTTGTTGATGAATCATGGATTACCGGTGGTATTAGTTGGCAAGCTTTGATTCTATTTTTAGGCGGCCTTTTTCTGCTGTATAAGAGCACCAAGGAAATTCGTGAAAAAATTGAAGATAAAGGTCATGACGAAAGAGAAGTGACAAAATCGCGTTCATCATCATTGACCAATGCAATTGTTCAAATAACGGTAATCAACATTGTTTTTTCTTTTGACTCTATTTTGACCGCTATTGGTATGACCAATGGTATTTCCCCAAATCCAACAGATGCATTGATATTAATGATAACTGCAGTAGTTATTTCAGT is a genomic window of Flagellimonas sp. CMM7 containing:
- the aroB gene encoding 3-dehydroquinate synthase → MESIKSHSYEVHLEELAEAALRQHIAKSNYSKVFILVDENTKKYCLPIFKKKLEKRVDAILEIQSGEEHKNIATCSKVWELLSRHDGDRKSLLLNLGGGVLTDLGGFVASTFKRGIDFINIPTTLLSMVDASIGGKTGVDLGALKNQIGVINQPQMVLVFPSFLKTLEARQLKSGYSEMLKHGLIMDADYWKSLKEKNEFIDALCIKKSISIKNDVVIQDPTEQGLRKILNFGHTLGHAIESYCLEHPEKKTLLHGEAIAIGMILEGYFSHELKGLSKLSLQEIKETFLRHFGRVTFDNQDIKAILKLLKYDKKNSHGEVNFVLLQAIGTALIDIKVPNNLFAKAFAYYAE
- a CDS encoding DinB family protein, coding for MRSSDLTVSEYNPYYHTYILALGDVNLMDSLKDGKESFTSFMEGLSEEKLNYSYGEGKWTLAEVLMHIIDAERVFQYRALRFGRNDDTPLAGFDQDVYVPQSNASKKTKNEILDEYQAVRNSTISLFKSFNGDALKRIGMASDSKMSTRAMGFIICGHQAHHLKIIRERYF
- a CDS encoding Lrp/AsnC family transcriptional regulator; the protein is MSKVKLDEIDHQILDMLIDNTRTPFTDIAKKLLISAGTVHVRVKKMEESGIIKGSSLTLDYVKLGYSFIAYVGIFLEKTHQTKFVLERLNQIPYVTVAHITTGKFNIFCKIRAKDTTHAKNIIFKIDDIDGISRTETMISLEESINDKKRLMHTIFNEL
- a CDS encoding M14 metallopeptidase family protein, with protein sequence MPLINHLDYKESTVKGRYVTLETLQKRWLTNLNFSTLQNIGTSVDGDALKSITLGKGNKRVLMWSQMHGNESTTTKAVVDMINFLVSDDKHAKSIMECCTILVIPILNPDGAKRYTRVNANNIDLNRDAKLLTQPESIALRNVFEEFKPDCCFNLHDQRTLFSAGKAEKPATVSFLSPAGDIERNVTPTRESAMKLIVAMNIMLQKEIPGQVGRYDDAFNDNCVGDFFQTKQVPTILFEAGHYPKDYSREKTREFIFHSLIEALRVIAQEKIEDFKIEDYFEIPENEKLFYDVLIKNPQVVNSNFSPNHCVGIRFKEVLKEKAILFEPEIVDIHELKECFGHETFDCSDKNDFDALSFRKEILNLIITAEQ
- a CDS encoding helix-turn-helix transcriptional regulator; protein product: MVNDKIIERIQTVIDHYGLTISSFADKIGVQRSSISHLLKGRNRPSLDFVMKVVQTYPEVNLYWLLNGKGNFPNSLQNEDSPTPNPPSISIEKSNVRDNDNIKKVEASRIVVFYTDGTFESFEMKK
- a CDS encoding DNA topoisomerase IV → MMKQLILGALLISFGACNEPPQRNCSNFKTGNFSFTSTINGQEQTSTFSRTLEMEVDHFEGKQDTSSVRWINDCEYVLKNINPKSKAEEKSIHIKILTTSDSSYTFEYNAIGDKRKFKGTAYKIH
- a CDS encoding TerC family protein, with product MFEIFTSPDAWMALLTLTFLEIILGIDNIIFISIAAGKLEKQDRRKATNIGLVLAMAMRILLLFGITWLTKMKKPFLVVDESWITGGISWQALILFLGGLFLLYKSTKEIREKIEDKGHDEREVTKSRSSSLTNAIVQITVINIVFSFDSILTAIGMTNGISPNPTDALILMITAVVISVVIMMLFANPVGEFVNKHPSVQVLGLSFLILIGFMLITEAAHLSHLVVFDNEIGAIPKGYLYFAITFSLMVEFFDLRMKKNKRQNAEVSEE